TGCGCTCTAACCAACTGAGCTACAGACCCAATCGTCTAACTCTCGGGTCTAAACCCAATCGCTTTTCGCAAGTGAATCAAGCAATTCGTGTGGGAACTTATGACGAAGCTGATGTCGTCGATTAAGGAGGTGATCCAGCCGCAGGTTCCCCTACGGCTACCTTGTTACGACTTCACCCCAGTCATGAATCACTCCGTGGTAACCGTCCCCCTTGCGGTTAGACTAGCTACTTCTGGAGCAACCCACTCCCATGGTGTGACGGGCGGTGTGTACAAGGCCCGGGAACGTATTCACCGTGACATTCTGATTCACGATTACTAGCGATTCCGACTTCACGCAGTCGAGTTGCAGACTGCGATCCGGACTACGATCGGTTTTATGGGATTAGCTCCACCTCGCGGCTTGGCAACCCTTTGTACCGACCATTGTAGCACGTGTGTAGCCCTGGCCGTAAGGGCCATGATGACTTGACGTCATCCCCACCTTCCTCCGGTTTGTCACCGGCAGTCTCCTTAGAGTGCCCACCATAACGTGCTGGTAACTAAGGACAAGGGTTGCGCTCGTTACGGGACTTAACCCAACATCTCACGACACGAGCTGACGACAGCCATGCAGCACCTGTGTCTGAGTTCCCGAAGGCACCAATCCATCTCTGGAAAGTTCTCAGCATGTCAAGGCCAGGTAAGGTTCTTCGCGTTGCTTCGAATTAAACCACATGCTCCACCGCTTGTGCGGGCCCCCGTCAATTCATTTGAGTTTTAACCTTGCGGCCGTACTCCCCAGGCGGTCGACTTAATGCGTTAGCTGCGCCACTAAAATCTCAAGGATTCCAACGGCTAGTCGACATCGTTTACGGCGTGGACTACCAGGGTATCTAATCCTGTTTGCTCCCCACGCTTTCGCACCTCAGTGTCAGTATCAGTCCAGGTAGTCGCCTTCGCCACTGGTGTTCCTTCCTATATCTACGCATTTCACCGCTACACAGGAAATTCCACTACCCTCTACCGTACTCTAGCTCAGTAGTTTTGGAGGCAGTTCCCAGGTTGAGCCCGGGGATTTCACCTCCAACTTGCTGAACCACCTACGCGCGCTTTACGCCCAGTAATTCCGATTAACGCTTGCACCCTTCGTATTACCGCGGCTGCTGGCACGAAGTTAGCCGGTGCTTATTCTGTCGGTAACGTCAAAACAGCAAGGTATTAACTTACTGCCCTTCCTCCCAACTTAAAGTGCTTTACAATCCGAAGACCTTCTTCACACACGCGGCATGGCTGGATCAGGCTTTCGCCCATTGTCCAATATTCCCCACTGCTGCCTCCCGTAGGAGTCTGGACCGTGTCTCAGTTCCAGTGTGACTGATCATCCTCTCAGACCAGTTACGGATCGTCGCCTTGGTGAGCCTTTACCTCACCAACTAGCTAATCCGACCTAGGCTCATCTGATAGCGCAAGGCCCGAAGGTCCCCTGCTTTCTCCCGTAGGACGTATGCGGTATTAGCGTTCCTTTCGAAACGTTGTCCCCCACTACCAGGCAGATTCCTAGGCATTACTCACCCGTCCGCCGCTGAATCAGAGAGCAAGCTCTCTTCATCCGCTCGACTTGCATGTGTTAGGCCTGCCGCCAGCGTTCAATCTGAGCCATGATCAAACTCTTCAGTTCAATACTGCTTGGGTTTTGAGAAAACCCTAAACTTGGCTCAGCAATCGCAAATAAACTCTCGAATTCACGAGTGTTACTTGTGTTGCTGATAATCTGGTGACTATCAGTCTTACATCACAAGCACCCACACGAATTGCTTGATTCAGTTGTTAAAGAGCGTTTCGGCGAAGTCTTTCGTCTCAACCGAGGCCGCGCATTCTACAGCAGCCCTTCTTTCCGTCAAGCTGTTTTTGAAGAATTTTTCGTTTCCTCTCAACCGCTTGCGCCTCCGAGAAACTCTAGCTCCTCGTCAGCGGGAGGCGAATTCTACAGCGTTCAAATCCGCTGTCAACCACCTCTTTACCGCCCCTCGACTCTTTCGAACCGAAGCGCCAACAGGATCAAACCACCACCCCATCAGCCCGGCGCATTCTACTCGAATCCGCCGCCAGTGCAACCCTTTTTTTCGCCTAACTCATTGTTTAGCAAGGAGTTTTCAGATCAGGCTGCGCCGGAAGTGGTGCGCATTATAGGGGCGGCAATTCTCACGTCAACGCCTATCTGCCGTCTTTCTGGAGAAAACTGCGGCACGCGGGCAGGCCTATATATAGAGAAAGGCTGCCAAACCGGAAGAAGCTGCCGCTAGCCCAGCTCGACGCGGTTGCGCCCGCTGCGCTTGGCGCGGTATAGCGCCTGGTCAGCGCGCTCGAAGGCCTGCTCGCCATTCTCGCCTTTGGCAAAAGCGGTCAGCCCGGACGACAGGGTGATGGTCACCGGCTCGCCGCGGAAATGGAACGGGCAGGCTTCGATGGCGTGACGCAAGGTTTCCAGCAGTTGCTGCCCGCCTTCCAGCGGGGTGCTAGGGATCAGCAGGACGAACTCCTCGCCGCCGAAACGGGCCAAGAAGTCGGTCTTGCGCAGGCGCTTGGCCAGTTCGTTACCGATCAGCTTCAGAACCTTGTCGCCGGCAAGGTGGCCGTACTCGTCATTGATCCGCTTGAAGTGATCGATATCCAGGACGGCCAGCAGCAGTTCGCCGCCATAGCGCTGCCAGCGCGCCATCTCGAGCTCCAGGCGCTCGCCCCAGGCGGCTCGGTTGGGCAGCCCGGTGAGTGGATCGGTCAGCGCCTTCTGCCGCTGCTCTTCTATATGGTCGCGGAACTGCTGGGCCTCGCTTTCCATGTCGGCCACCTTCTGCACCAGGCTCTGCAAACGCTCGGCGACCTGATCCTCGCGACTGTCACGTAGCCGCTGATGCTCGCTGACGGTATGCAGAAGACCATCGAGGCGCGCCTCCAGAGCGCGCTTCAGGCCATCCAGGTCAGACGCTTCCTGAACACTGGCCTGCAGGCCGCTGACCTGCTCACGCAACTCCTGATTGAAGCTGCGGGCACTTTCGACTGACTCGCTGTAACCCTCATGGGCCTCGGTCAGGGTACCGAGAAAGGCGGCCAGGCGTTCGTTGAGCTGCTTGAGATAACCGGCGAACTCACGCTGGCCACTGTCGCTGACCGCCAGCACCAGCACCGCCAGATCGTCCAGCACCGGTACCAGCTCATACCAGTTGAGGCCACCCTGCAGGCGTTCACGCAGCGCATCACCCTGGGGCTGGTGGCGCGGCGGCAGATCCAGCTCATCGAGCAGCTTGAGCAAGCTCTCGGCCACATGGGGAGCGACCGCGCTATAGCCGGGCTCAGGACGATCCGGCAGGGCGAAGGCCGGATCGCCCTCGCCGGTGAGGATGCGTGCATCCAGCGGCAGACTGTCCAGCGACGCCGCCATTCCAGTGCTTGCTACGGCCGCCTCACGGAGCGCTACTGGGGCAGCAGGCGTGGCAACACCCTCAAGCGCGGCAACCGGTACCGGCTCAGCTGAAGCCGGGACGGCGGATTCCACCACTGCCGGCGCCTTGGCCGGCAGCTCGAGGTCATCGTCATCATCGTCCGCGTCAGTCGCCTTGGCAGGCGCAGGCTGCGTGGTCGTCTCGACAGCAGCCTGGCCTTCCAACGCCTGCTCTTCCTCGCGCCCGCCAAACAGGCGCTGCAACAAACCCGGGCGCGCGGTCTCGGTGCTGCCGATCACCGCCAGGGCCTTTTCCTGCAAACTGCTCAGTTCGGCCAGCAGGGCCGGTAGTTCGCGCGAGCTACTGGCCCGCTCATCGATACGCTTGGCGTACTGCTTGAGCGGCTTGCGGATCTCGCGCGGCAGCTCCAAGGCCAGCAATTGATTGGCCAGCCCGGTAAGGCCGGCAACGTTGCCCTCGACCCGCGCCTGGCGGCGCTGCTCGGAGTCGAGCACGGCCTTTTCCAGACGTGGAATCAGTGCCGACAGGCCCGCATCCATCTGCTCGCCACGAATGATTTCGCGCAATTCCTGCATGCATTGATCGACGGCCTTGTCCGAGCCCTCGGCCGCCAGCGAACTGCGCACCAAGCCGCGGCGCAGCAGATCCAGACGCTGATCCCAGCGTTTCTCCAGCTGCTCCTGCTGCTCCAGACTTTCCAGGTATTTGGCTTTCCAGCGCTGGGCATCATCGGTCATGGTGGCGATCCAGTAGCAGGCAGATTCAGCGTAGGTGGTGGCAGGTCGCCCAGCGCGACCGGCAGACGAATGTCCACGGCCACAGGCAGGTGATCGGAGACGGATTGACCGAGAACCTCGACCCGCTCCAGCGCCAGTTCGGAGCTGAGCAGGATGTGATCCAGGCAGCGCTGCGGACGCCAGCTGGGAAAGGTGGCCTCGATCTGTGGCGCAATCAGCCCCAGATCGCGCAGCGGTGAATGCTGCAACAGATCGGTGGCATGGGTATTCATGTCGCCCATCAGTACCAGATGGCGGTAGTGCCCGGCCAGTTCGCGGATATAGGCGAGCTGCCGGGTACGGGTTCGCGCGCCCAGCGCCAGGTGCATCATCACCACAGCCAGGGCATCGGCCCCTTCGCCGAAACGCAGTAGGATGGCACCACGGCCCGGCGGCCCGGGTAGCGGATGGTCTTCCAACTGGCTGGGTTGCAGACGGCTGAGCACGCCGTTGCCGTGCTGCGCCAGGCGGCCGAGGTTGCGATTGAGCTGCTGGTACCAGTAGGGGAAGGCGCCCAGCTCGGCCAGGTGCTCGACCTGATTGACGAAGCCGGAACGCAGGCTGCCGCCATCGACCTCCTGCAGGGCCACCAGATCATAGTTGCCGAGCAGGTTGCCGATGCGCTGCAGGTTGTCGCTGCGCCCGGCATGCGGCAGCAGGTGCTGCCAGCTGCGGGTCAGGTAATGACGGTAGGACGCACTGTTGATGCCTACCTGGATATTGAAGCTGAGCAGGCGCAGCCGACCATCACTGGGCAAACCGCCGGAATTCGGACAATGCTGGTTGACCCGCGCCTCGCGCAGGCTCGCCGAACGCCCGAAACTCCAGCGGCGCAACATGATGGGGCTGGACTCAGTTAGCCGCGCGCTCTTTGGCGATCAGCTGCTCGGCGACATCCAGGGTCTGCTCGGGGCCACCGGAGCTGCGCACGTCGAAACGGTACTTGCCGTTGACGATCAGGGTCGGCACGCCGGTGATCTGGTAGGCCACCGCCAGCTTCTTGGCCCGCTCCATCTGCCCCTTCACGGCGAAGGAGTTAAAGGTGCTGAGGAACTTGGCGCGGTCGATGCCCTGGGTCTCCAGGAAATCAGCCATTTCCTCCGGAGTGGACAGCTTCAGCTTCTGCACATGGATGGCATCGAAAACCGCGCTGTGCACGCTTTTTTCCACACCCATGGCTTCGAGGGTGATGAACAGCTGGCCGTGGACGTTCCATACGCCGCCGAACATGGCCGGGATGCGCACGAAATGCACGTCCTTCGGCAGCTTGGCGATCCAGGGGTTGAGGGTCGGTTCGAACTGGTAGCAGTGCGGGCAGCCGTACCAGAACAGCTCGACCACTTCGATCTTGCCGGGCTCGGAGACCGGCACCGGGCTGCTCAGCTCGACGTACTGCTTGCCGGCCTCGATGGTCTCGGCCTGGGCGCTGAGGCCGAACAGGCTGAGGGTGGCGAGG
The window above is part of the Pseudomonas alcaligenes genome. Proteins encoded here:
- a CDS encoding GGDEF domain-containing protein: MTDDAQRWKAKYLESLEQQEQLEKRWDQRLDLLRRGLVRSSLAAEGSDKAVDQCMQELREIIRGEQMDAGLSALIPRLEKAVLDSEQRRQARVEGNVAGLTGLANQLLALELPREIRKPLKQYAKRIDERASSSRELPALLAELSSLQEKALAVIGSTETARPGLLQRLFGGREEEQALEGQAAVETTTQPAPAKATDADDDDDDLELPAKAPAVVESAVPASAEPVPVAALEGVATPAAPVALREAAVASTGMAASLDSLPLDARILTGEGDPAFALPDRPEPGYSAVAPHVAESLLKLLDELDLPPRHQPQGDALRERLQGGLNWYELVPVLDDLAVLVLAVSDSGQREFAGYLKQLNERLAAFLGTLTEAHEGYSESVESARSFNQELREQVSGLQASVQEASDLDGLKRALEARLDGLLHTVSEHQRLRDSREDQVAERLQSLVQKVADMESEAQQFRDHIEEQRQKALTDPLTGLPNRAAWGERLELEMARWQRYGGELLLAVLDIDHFKRINDEYGHLAGDKVLKLIGNELAKRLRKTDFLARFGGEEFVLLIPSTPLEGGQQLLETLRHAIEACPFHFRGEPVTITLSSGLTAFAKGENGEQAFERADQALYRAKRSGRNRVELG
- a CDS encoding endonuclease/exonuclease/phosphatase family protein, whose amino-acid sequence is MLRRWSFGRSASLREARVNQHCPNSGGLPSDGRLRLLSFNIQVGINSASYRHYLTRSWQHLLPHAGRSDNLQRIGNLLGNYDLVALQEVDGGSLRSGFVNQVEHLAELGAFPYWYQQLNRNLGRLAQHGNGVLSRLQPSQLEDHPLPGPPGRGAILLRFGEGADALAVVMMHLALGARTRTRQLAYIRELAGHYRHLVLMGDMNTHATDLLQHSPLRDLGLIAPQIEATFPSWRPQRCLDHILLSSELALERVEVLGQSVSDHLPVAVDIRLPVALGDLPPPTLNLPATGSPP
- a CDS encoding thiol:disulfide interchange protein DsbA/DsbL, which translates into the protein MRNLIFSAALATLSLFGLSAQAETIEAGKQYVELSSPVPVSEPGKIEVVELFWYGCPHCYQFEPTLNPWIAKLPKDVHFVRIPAMFGGVWNVHGQLFITLEAMGVEKSVHSAVFDAIHVQKLKLSTPEEMADFLETQGIDRAKFLSTFNSFAVKGQMERAKKLAVAYQITGVPTLIVNGKYRFDVRSSGGPEQTLDVAEQLIAKERAAN